Proteins encoded by one window of Elaeis guineensis isolate ETL-2024a chromosome 12, EG11, whole genome shotgun sequence:
- the LOC105055553 gene encoding purple acid phosphatase 15 isoform X5 → MTADNGCRQYPIEGLKLGKRYYYKCGDSSLKALSKEHTFETFPSSSPNMYPRRIAVVGDLGLTGNTTTTIDHLSQNNPSIFLMVGDLSYANQYLTTGGKGAPCFSCAFPDAPIRETYQPRWDGWGRFMEPLTSKIPMMVIEGNHEIEPQVGGMSFKSYLARFAVPSEECGSNSSFYYSFNAGGVHFIMLGAYVDYNQSGAQYAWLKADLHQVDRQVTPWLVAAWHPPWYNSYSSHYQEFECMRQEMEALLYQHGVDIVFSGHVHAYERMNRVFNYTLDRCGPVYITVGDGGNIEQIDIDHADDPGKCPSKSANIPEFGGVCHLNFSSGPAKGKFCWEQQPEWSAFRESSFGHGILEVINSTYALWTWHRNQDIYGENSSGDQIYIVRQPELCLMNIGDVTPRTCSYSSPQCSSSNQCASQGVQYIYLFSLLIIGSLCVILGELWKTMFFW, encoded by the exons GACTTAAACTAGGAAAGAGATATTACTATAAATGCGGAGATAGTTCTTTAAAGGCTTTGAGTAAAGAACATACATTTGAGACTTTTCCCTCATCTAGCCCAAACATGTATCCTCGTCGAATTGCAGTGGTTGGAGATCTGGGCCTCACAGGCAATACGACAACTACCATTGATCATCTAAGTCAGAACAATCCTTCTATTTTTCTGATGGTTGGAGACTTAAGCTATGCAAATCAGTACTTGACCACAGGTGGCAAAGGTGCTCCCTGCTTTTCTTGTGCATTCCCTGATGCACCCATTAGAGAGACATACCAACCACGCTGGGATGGGTGGGGAAG GTTTATGGAGCCCCTCACATCAAAGATTCCCATGATGGTGATTGAAGGAAATCATGAAATCGAGCCACAAGTTGGTGGGATGTCGTTCAAATCATATCTGGCACGATTTGCTGTTCCATCAGAGGAATGTGGCTCCAATAGCAGTTTTTACTATTCATTCAATGCTGGTGGAGTGCACTTTATCATGCTAGGGGCATATGTTGACTACAACCAGTCAG GTGCTCAGTATGCTTGGCTTAAGGCAGACCTGCACCAAGTTGATCGCCAAGTCACCCCTTGGCTAGTGGCTGCTTGGCATCCACCTTGGTATAATAGCTATTCATCACACTATCAAGAATTTGAATGCATGAGACAGGAAATGGAAGCGCTTCTATATCAGCATGGTGTTGATATTGTCTTTTCCGGCCAT GTCCATGCTTATGAACGGATGAACAGAGTGTTTAATTATACATTGGATCGTTGTGGACCAGTTTACATAACTGTTGGAGATGGTGGAAATATTGAGCAAATTGATATTGATCATGCAGATGATCCCGGAAAGTGTCCTTCAAAAAGTGCCAATATTCCCGAATTTGGAGGTGTCTGCCATTTAAATTTCTCTTCAGGCCCTGCAAAGGGAAAATTTTGCTGGGAGCAACAACCAGAGTGGAGTGCATTTAGAGAAAGCAGCTTTGGACATGGAATCCTAGAG GTTATCAATTCGACATATGCCTTGTGGACATGGCATCGTAATCAGGATATTTATGGAGAAAACAGCAGCGGAGATCAAATATACATCGTACGACAACCTGAACTTTGCTTGATGAACATTGGAGATGTTACTCCCAGAACATG TTCTTACTCTTCTCCTCAATGCTCTTCATCAAATCAATGTGCATCACAAGGCGTTCAGTATATATATCTATTCAGCCTTCTCATAATTGGATCTTTATGTGTCATCCTGGGTGAGTTATGGAAGACAATGTTCTTCTGGTAA